DNA from Candidatus Eremiobacteraceae bacterium:
GCTGCTCCGAGAAATGGGATGAAGATCGGCAAGCTCACCGGGAGACCGTAGGCGCGCGCCGCGATGAAGTGGCCCATCTCGTGCACCAGGATCAGCAGGACGAAACCGACCGCGAATGTCCAGCCGAAGACCAACGCCCACGCCCAGATGCTCAGCACGAGCGAGCCGAACGGCAGCAAGAACTTCGCTCCGATCGCGAGCCATTTGAACTTGAGCAGCAGTGCGAGCAGCACCGCGCCGATACCGACCGCGCCGCCGGTGCGCGTCTTGCTCGGCCGCGGTTGGAGCTCGAACGATTTAGGCTGCGCCATCCCAGGCGGCAGCAGATGCTGGTATTGCGCGAGAGGGTCTGGAGTGGGGTCGCTCATTTCAAACCCTTATTCGACGGTCGAATGAATTCGACCGCTCCATAAGACTATGAATTCGACCGCTATAGAGGGTCGCCGTAGCGGACGTGCGTGAGGTAGAGCCCGTGCGGCGGGGCGGTCGGGCCTGCCGCAACGCGATCGCGCGCCGCGAGTATCGCCGCCATCGCAGCGTGTTCGCGTCTGCCGCGGCCGATGTCGATGAGCGTGCCCACGATGATGCGCACCATCTGATGCAGGAACGAATCGGCCACGATGGTCAGCTCGATGAGATCGTCGCGCCGCTCGAGCACGAGCCGCTCGACGACGCGGACCGGGCGCCCGCGCTCCGGCAGCTCCGCGCAGAACGAGCTGAAATCATGCTCGCCGAGCAGCGGGGTACACGCGGCGTTCATGACCCCGAGATCGAGCGCGGCGCGCACGAAGAGCGCGCGGCGTTCGCGCAACGGTGACGGCGAGAGGCGATTCAGGATCAGATACTCGTACGTGCGAGCGCGCGCATCGTAGCGAGCCGAAAAACCAGGCGCCCGCTCAACCGCACGAAGCACGGCGATCCCCTCACCGCGCAGCATGCCCGTCAGAGCCAGTGGCATGCGCTCGACCGGCCCCTCGTACGACGTCTCGAAGCTGACGACCTGACCGGTGGCGTGCACGCCGGCATCGGTCCTACCTGCTCCGACGATCTGCACGGGATGGCCGCACAATGTCGTGAGCGCGCGCTCGAGCTCGCCCGCGACTGTGCGCTGCGAAGTCTGGCGTTGAAATCCGTGGAACAGCGTACCGTCGTACTCGACGATCAGCGCGATCGTGCGCACACCGGAACGTCCGCTAAAGGAAGGCGGCTGCCCTGCCCGCTGCCCTCGCGGTCAGCGCGGCGTCACGCTCCACACCAAGAGAACGATGAGCGCGAACGCTGACGCACACGTGGCGACGAAGAGCGCGGTGGCGATCCCCTCCTGCGCCGCTCGATCCTCCGGCGACGCTCGAGACGCGAGTTCGATCTCCGGAACGAACGACTGCGGCGGCGCATGCTCGACCTCCTCGGCCCCGCCGAGCCCACCGTTTTCAAGAACCATCACTGCAGCGCGATGTCTTCGGTGTTCGTGGTCGTGCCCGGCATTGCGCTGTTCGTCTGTTGGCTCTCCTCATGAAAGCGGACGACGATGTGTTGTGCCGGGTCGTAGTCGCCGGTCGCGTTCTGCTTCGACGTCATATTCGATGTAAGACTGCTCGTGCTCATCGTGACGACGACGACGTTATGACCTGCGACCTGATCGGTTCCGGTGACGGCGAAGGTCCACGTCGTCGACCCATCCACGAGACGCCAAGCATCACCCGCTTTGAACGAGCTTCGCTTCGAGCAGCCCAGCGCGAACTCGTTGAAATCGCCGACGTGACCTTTGACGAGTCCGCCCGCATAGTTGGCGTTGGACTGGTTCGCCATGGCGACCTGTTGCGCGTGTGACATCGTTGCCATGGTCGTCGGATCCACATCGGGCGCCTCGTACTTGGGAACGATCGCCCCGTCGGCCATGATGGTCGCCGTCAAGTCCTTGGGCTGCGAGGCCATGGTCTTGACCAGCATCGGACTTGTCCCTGGGGGCATCGTCACCTCGGCGGTACCGGTCGCATGCGCGCTTCCGTCCGGGTTCAGCGCGTCGACGTGGAGCGTCAACGTCGTGACCATGCTGTTCGCCAGCGCCCTTTGCGACTCGTATTGACCCCGCATGTATGCCGGCATGTTGTCGGGGATCGGCGCTTGCGTGACGTTCTTGAGCGTGTAGACGAATTGGTCACCGACGGCATGCCCAGCAGCGCTCGCCGGTGCGGCTATGGCCATGAAAACGAGAGCGGTTAGGATGAAATCCCGCATCGAGCGGCCACGTATCATTTCAGTGCTCCTCCGTGAAGTCGGATGGGGGTGAGAACAGCGCGTTGTCGCGCTCGTCGAGCGTGCGGATGTTGCCCAGCTCAAACGCGATGATGAGATCTCCGGCTATGCTTGGCCGGATCGCGAGCGAGCGGTAGAGCACCAACTTGCCCG
Protein-coding regions in this window:
- the truA gene encoding tRNA pseudouridine(38-40) synthase TruA, which codes for MRTIALIVEYDGTLFHGFQRQTSQRTVAGELERALTTLCGHPVQIVGAGRTDAGVHATGQVVSFETSYEGPVERMPLALTGMLRGEGIAVLRAVERAPGFSARYDARARTYEYLILNRLSPSPLRERRALFVRAALDLGVMNAACTPLLGEHDFSSFCAELPERGRPVRVVERLVLERRDDLIELTIVADSFLHQMVRIIVGTLIDIGRGRREHAAMAAILAARDRVAAGPTAPPHGLYLTHVRYGDPL
- a CDS encoding site-2 protease family protein, with the translated sequence MSDPTPDPLAQYQHLLPPGMAQPKSFELQPRPSKTRTGGAVGIGAVLLALLLKFKWLAIGAKFLLPFGSLVLSIWAWALVFGWTFAVGFVLLILVHEMGHFIAARAYGLPVSLPIFIPFLGAAVSIKNLPRDSKASAVVSLAGPLLGGVGALACFAIGMQTGNPFWLALASTMFFINLFNLIPIVPLDGGWVAHALWARTSPMSMQERAAIGAAYVGLAVALLALWQIAGHAVRIAPQ